From one Deltaproteobacteria bacterium RBG_16_64_85 genomic stretch:
- a CDS encoding nif-specific transcriptional activator NifA — MNHRRSPEKAELSAIYEVGKILTSTQNLPRALGISLRTLQSFLGFDRAAIHLPDAATREIRMEVAAGYTAEERGRARYVWGEGIVGKTMKSGGPIAIPDIRQEPSFLDKTRAHGKTQEGLLSYISVPLKIGAEVLGVLTAERIGRAGTQALEADTRTLMVIGCLIGQALKLHAAIDRLQEEFQRQRQEFEKTIRKTYRIENIVGQSKRMQEVFASVTSVAPSRATVLVRGESGTGKERIARAIHLAGHRAERPFVTVNCAALPETLLESELFGHKRGAFTGAIEERKGRFEQAAGGTIFLDEAGDIPLPTQVKLLRVLQERKFERLGENKTISVDVRIIAATNADLEKMVEEGRFREDLFYRLNVIPIYLPPLRDRREDVIPLTEHFLDRFNKEHGKTVSFSPEVLDLLLEYRWPGNVRELENLVERAVVMAKSPVVHIPDLPRPVRTFSAQEADLASSAPGVAAASPSASPGQAAESPPRAEYLRAMEREELRRALESTGWVIARAARVLGWTPRQVAYKMKKHSLSSPWKTKAGGRS, encoded by the coding sequence GTGAACCATCGTCGCTCCCCGGAAAAGGCGGAGCTCTCCGCCATTTACGAAGTGGGGAAAATCCTCACATCCACGCAGAACCTCCCCCGTGCCCTGGGAATCTCCCTGCGGACCCTTCAGAGCTTCCTCGGTTTCGACCGCGCCGCGATCCACCTCCCCGACGCCGCGACGAGGGAGATCCGGATGGAGGTGGCCGCCGGCTACACGGCCGAGGAGCGCGGCCGCGCGCGCTACGTGTGGGGGGAGGGAATCGTCGGGAAGACGATGAAATCGGGGGGGCCGATCGCCATCCCGGACATCCGGCAGGAGCCTTCGTTCCTGGACAAGACGCGCGCGCACGGGAAGACGCAGGAGGGCCTCCTTTCCTACATCTCCGTCCCCTTGAAGATCGGCGCCGAGGTGCTCGGCGTGCTGACCGCGGAGCGGATCGGCCGGGCCGGGACCCAGGCGCTGGAGGCGGACACGCGCACCCTGATGGTCATCGGATGCCTCATCGGCCAGGCGCTCAAGCTCCACGCAGCGATCGACCGCCTGCAGGAGGAGTTCCAGCGGCAACGGCAGGAGTTCGAGAAGACGATCCGGAAGACGTACCGGATCGAGAACATCGTCGGGCAGAGCAAGCGGATGCAGGAGGTCTTCGCCTCGGTGACCAGCGTCGCCCCCTCCCGCGCGACGGTCCTGGTGCGCGGAGAGAGCGGCACCGGAAAGGAGAGGATCGCAAGGGCGATCCACCTCGCGGGCCATCGCGCCGAGCGCCCCTTCGTTACGGTCAACTGCGCCGCCCTTCCGGAGACCTTGCTGGAGTCCGAGCTTTTCGGCCACAAGCGGGGGGCCTTCACCGGCGCCATCGAGGAGAGGAAAGGGCGTTTCGAGCAGGCCGCGGGGGGGACGATCTTCCTGGACGAGGCGGGCGACATCCCCCTCCCCACGCAGGTCAAACTGCTGCGCGTCCTGCAGGAGCGGAAGTTCGAGCGGCTGGGGGAGAACAAGACGATCTCCGTGGATGTGCGGATCATCGCCGCCACGAACGCCGACCTGGAGAAGATGGTGGAAGAGGGGCGCTTCCGGGAGGACCTTTTCTACCGCCTGAACGTCATCCCCATCTACCTCCCGCCCCTCCGGGACCGCCGCGAGGACGTCATCCCGCTGACCGAACACTTTTTGGACCGGTTCAACAAGGAGCACGGAAAGACCGTCTCCTTCTCGCCCGAAGTCCTCGACCTGCTGCTCGAGTACCGGTGGCCGGGGAACGTCCGCGAGCTGGAGAACCTCGTCGAGCGTGCGGTGGTCATGGCGAAGTCCCCCGTCGTCCACATTCCCGACCTCCCTCGTCCCGTCCGGACCTTCTCGGCGCAGGAAGCCGACTTGGCGTCTTCAGCGCCCGGCGTCGCGGCGGCGTCGCCCTCCGCATCCCCCGGGCAGGCCGCCGAATCCCCGCCGAGGGCCGAATACCTCCGGGCGATGGAACGGGAAGAGCTGAGGCGGGCGCTGGAGAGCACGGGATGGGTGATCGCCCGCGCGGCGCGAGTGCTCGGCTGGACCCCCCGCCAGGTCGCCTACAAGATGAAAAAGCACTCCCTCTCCTC